Proteins found in one Corynebacterium zhongnanshanii genomic segment:
- the recN gene encoding DNA repair protein RecN, which translates to MLSELHIRNLGVIEEVTAEFAGGFTVLTGETGAGKTMVLSSLRLLSGHRADASRVRAGSDKATVEGIFDVSTLGADEDVQAVRAMIDEIDGFADDGEVIATRTVSSAGRSRAHLAGKTVAAGMLSQFSSAVLTIHGQNDQLRLLDPARQLEVLDEFAGHHELLGEYREARQRWLLASKDLERRLKDRRELALESETLQRAIGIIDDIDPQPNEDEDVKAQIRRMQDADDMRRNLQQALAMVDGSEAEDPEMGNAQDFLAQAASLLAGEDEELQGLADRLNEVSALLTDIAHDAGRALLHVPDPESLESLLERQQSLRELRKFAVDVNGALEWRSKAQERLATIDVSDDVIEALQEQVAAAEKDMLALAQRLSKGRQAAAAEFGKAVTAEIARLHMSSTVTVSVQQQDPGASGIDAVEFRLTQGGHETALASSASGGELSRIMLALEVILAQRTASTGRTMVFDEVDAGVGGKAAVEIGQRLAMLAEDNQVIVVTHLPQVAAFADTHLYVAKQATDSSVSSTVRALSDEERVEELSRMLAGLESETGRAHAEELMEMARARRGIS; encoded by the coding sequence ATACTTTCTGAACTGCATATCCGGAATCTTGGAGTGATCGAGGAAGTAACCGCGGAGTTCGCCGGTGGCTTCACCGTCCTCACCGGTGAAACGGGTGCCGGTAAGACGATGGTGCTTTCCAGCCTGCGTCTGCTGTCCGGCCACCGCGCGGATGCTTCCCGCGTGCGGGCGGGGAGTGACAAGGCCACCGTGGAAGGTATCTTTGACGTCTCCACGCTGGGGGCAGATGAGGATGTGCAGGCCGTTCGTGCCATGATTGACGAGATCGATGGCTTTGCCGATGATGGCGAAGTGATCGCCACCAGGACTGTGTCCTCCGCGGGTCGATCCCGGGCACATTTGGCCGGGAAGACCGTGGCTGCAGGCATGCTGTCCCAGTTCTCCTCGGCCGTGTTGACCATCCACGGTCAGAACGATCAGCTGCGTCTCTTGGATCCCGCGCGCCAGTTGGAAGTGCTGGACGAATTCGCCGGGCACCACGAACTGCTGGGTGAATATCGGGAGGCGCGGCAGAGATGGCTGTTGGCGTCGAAGGATTTAGAACGACGATTGAAGGATCGCCGCGAGCTGGCCCTGGAATCCGAAACATTGCAGCGCGCGATCGGCATCATCGACGACATCGATCCGCAGCCCAATGAAGACGAGGACGTGAAGGCGCAGATTCGGCGGATGCAGGACGCCGATGACATGCGGCGGAACCTCCAGCAGGCGCTGGCCATGGTGGATGGCAGCGAGGCCGAGGACCCGGAGATGGGCAACGCGCAGGATTTCCTGGCGCAGGCGGCATCCCTCCTGGCGGGGGAGGATGAGGAGCTGCAGGGTCTGGCTGATCGCCTGAACGAGGTGAGTGCGTTGCTCACCGATATTGCCCACGACGCCGGGCGCGCCTTGCTTCATGTTCCCGACCCGGAATCGCTGGAATCCTTGCTGGAACGGCAGCAGAGCCTGCGTGAATTGCGGAAGTTCGCAGTGGACGTCAATGGCGCCCTTGAGTGGAGGAGTAAGGCGCAGGAGCGTTTGGCGACGATTGATGTCTCCGACGACGTGATCGAGGCGCTGCAGGAGCAGGTCGCGGCGGCGGAGAAGGATATGCTGGCGCTTGCTCAGCGCTTGTCGAAAGGGCGCCAGGCTGCGGCAGCGGAGTTTGGGAAGGCGGTGACCGCAGAGATCGCTCGGCTGCATATGTCCTCCACGGTGACGGTGTCCGTGCAGCAGCAGGATCCGGGGGCGTCGGGAATCGATGCAGTGGAGTTTCGCCTGACCCAAGGCGGCCACGAGACAGCCTTGGCATCCAGCGCCTCGGGCGGTGAGCTGTCCCGCATCATGCTGGCGCTGGAGGTCATTTTGGCGCAGCGGACAGCGTCCACGGGTCGGACGATGGTCTTCGACGAAGTGGATGCGGGAGTGGGTGGCAAAGCTGCCGTGGAGATTGGCCAGCGCTTGGCGATGCTGGCGGAGGACAATCAGGTGATCGTGGTGACTCACCTGCCGCAGGTGGCGGCGTTTGCGGACACACACTTGTATGTGGCGAAGCAGGCGACGGATTCTTCTGTGTCCTCGACGGTGCGAGCTCTCAGCGACGAGGAGCGTGTGGAGGAGTTGTCGCGGATGCTGGCGGGGCTGGAGTCCGAGACGGGGCGTGCACATGCCGAGGAGCTGATGGAGATGGCTCGGGCACGGCGAGGTATCAGCTAG
- the steA gene encoding putative cytokinetic ring protein SteA → MLFSRSDLPGIQGATRDLTGPKGINKRKLHEGDIAVIDQPDLSRADAQKLIDAKVAAVFNFDKFSTGQVPNFGPQMLLDEDIILVEKDEEKPANKVKNGKKGRLDSGALYYGERLIVRGDELDTETAADRFDEAREALGDHMVALSGNLAEFTRSEAPLLVDGLGIPDVDVDMDDRKVLVVSPDEDVQEKLKDLRYFLREYEPVIIGVGTAADVLVETGHKPQVILGDPESLATDTLRSGATVVVPAGPDGHAPGLERIQDLGVAAMTFPAASSNQTDLALLLADYHGASMVVHLGENMDLDHVFAQSQDPETPSAIMSRLRVGSKLVDSTAVAEFYRVSKSSAGWLWAILGILLALGVIIAIAGLSGDSGFVDNLINSWNSLALNVQELFKS, encoded by the coding sequence ATGCTATTCTCTCGCTCTGACCTTCCAGGTATTCAGGGTGCAACCCGCGACCTCACTGGCCCAAAGGGGATCAACAAGCGTAAGTTGCACGAAGGTGATATTGCCGTCATCGACCAGCCCGACTTAAGCCGGGCCGATGCGCAAAAACTCATCGATGCCAAGGTAGCTGCGGTGTTTAACTTTGATAAGTTCAGCACCGGGCAAGTGCCTAATTTTGGTCCTCAGATGCTGCTCGATGAGGATATTATCCTGGTTGAAAAAGACGAGGAAAAGCCAGCCAACAAAGTGAAAAACGGCAAGAAAGGCCGGCTGGATAGCGGGGCGCTATATTACGGCGAGCGCCTGATCGTTCGCGGTGATGAGCTGGACACGGAAACCGCCGCTGACCGATTCGACGAAGCCCGCGAAGCCCTGGGCGATCACATGGTTGCCCTGTCCGGAAACCTCGCTGAGTTCACTCGTTCGGAAGCGCCTCTGCTGGTGGATGGCCTGGGCATTCCCGACGTGGATGTGGACATGGACGACCGGAAGGTTCTGGTGGTTAGTCCCGATGAGGACGTGCAGGAGAAGCTCAAGGACCTGCGCTACTTCTTGAGGGAGTATGAGCCCGTCATCATCGGCGTGGGAACCGCCGCAGACGTGCTGGTGGAGACCGGCCACAAGCCGCAGGTGATCCTGGGAGACCCTGAGTCCTTGGCGACCGACACCCTGCGCAGTGGCGCCACCGTAGTGGTTCCCGCTGGTCCAGATGGGCACGCTCCGGGTCTGGAGCGAATCCAAGATCTGGGCGTGGCAGCCATGACCTTCCCGGCTGCCTCCTCCAACCAGACGGATCTTGCACTGCTGCTGGCGGACTACCACGGTGCGTCCATGGTGGTTCACCTTGGTGAGAATATGGATCTGGATCATGTGTTTGCGCAGTCGCAGGATCCAGAGACGCCATCGGCGATCATGTCCCGTCTGCGTGTGGGCAGCAAGCTGGTGGACTCCACGGCGGTTGCCGAGTTTTATCGAGTGTCCAAGTCGAGCGCTGGGTGGCTGTGGGCTATCCTCGGCATTCTGTTGGCGCTCGGTGTGATTATCGCTATCGCGGGACTATCCGGTGACTCTGGTTTTGTGGATAACTTGATTAATTCATGGAATAGCCTTGCGTTGAATGTCCAGGAGCTGTTTAAGTCATGA
- a CDS encoding copper transporter, which yields MSKSSVIAGLGVGIALGTAFGFFALAPNVEGGPAGNSSAIQQELNAEKKRADVEELQSNAANDLLNQFNGDIVDGSLADTSVAVVLAPDAVDADVDALKKVLENAGATVNATIELTDKATSTDGADSLKSLASKSLPSGATLSEDKLSPGMHTGQLLGAALSDKTSESDRAVAIGALEKEGFLSHDGEVKDASLVVVVAGNADKDDQDGNYSNTFLSDLALGVDSSTDGAVLAARPSSAAKGGAVALVRGSREHVENVSTVDNINADSGRISVIHELEKQKDNQSKHVGVGENASALTA from the coding sequence ATGAGTAAATCTTCAGTGATTGCAGGATTGGGCGTAGGCATTGCGCTGGGCACGGCGTTTGGCTTTTTCGCGCTAGCCCCCAATGTCGAGGGTGGGCCTGCGGGCAATTCCTCGGCGATTCAGCAGGAGCTTAATGCTGAGAAGAAGCGCGCTGATGTTGAGGAATTGCAGTCCAACGCGGCCAATGACCTTCTGAATCAATTCAACGGCGACATTGTGGACGGTTCGCTGGCTGACACGTCCGTTGCTGTGGTCCTTGCTCCTGATGCGGTAGACGCAGATGTTGATGCCCTCAAGAAAGTCCTGGAGAATGCAGGCGCCACGGTGAATGCAACCATCGAACTGACGGACAAGGCCACGTCCACGGACGGTGCGGATTCGTTGAAGTCGCTGGCGTCCAAGTCTTTGCCGTCGGGTGCGACCTTGTCTGAAGATAAGCTCTCCCCAGGAATGCACACGGGCCAGCTGCTCGGAGCGGCGTTGAGCGACAAGACCAGCGAGTCTGATCGCGCTGTGGCGATCGGTGCGTTGGAGAAGGAAGGATTCCTTTCCCACGATGGGGAAGTGAAGGACGCCTCCCTGGTGGTGGTTGTTGCTGGAAACGCGGACAAGGACGACCAGGACGGCAACTACTCCAATACGTTCCTGTCTGACTTGGCCTTGGGTGTTGACTCATCCACCGATGGCGCCGTGCTGGCCGCGCGCCCGTCCTCAGCGGCCAAGGGCGGAGCCGTGGCGCTCGTACGCGGAAGTCGTGAGCATGTGGAGAACGTCTCCACGGTGGACAACATCAACGCGGACTCTGGCCGTATCAGCGTGATCCACGAGCTGGAGAAGCAGAAGGATAACCAGAGTAAGCACGTGGGCGTGGGAGAGAACGCCTCGGCGCTGACGGCGTAA
- a CDS encoding CTP synthase → MGSSRLDKDTKFIFVTGGVASSLGKGLTAASLGQLLSARGLRVTMQKLDPYLNVDPGTMNPFEHGEVFVTEDGAETDLDLGHYERFLDRNLSAAGNVTTGKVYSNVIAKERRGEYLGKTVQVIPHITDEIKESVLAMAKPDADGVVPDVVISEIGGTVGDIESQPFLEAARQVRHAVGRDNIVFIHVSLVPYLAPSGELKTKPTQHSIAELRSIGIVPDAIVLRADREVPLPMKKKIALMSDVELEGVVSCPDAPSIYDIPKVLHSQHLDTYVIRRLNLPFRDVDWSTWGQLLDSVHNPQGEVTIGIVGKYIDLPDAYLSVAEAVRAGGFGAGVKAHVKWITSDDCENGQAAEALAGVDGIVIPGGFGVRGIEGKIAAIRYARETGLPTLGICLGLQCIVIEAARTAGLEDASSTEFDPEASTPVISTMEEQQAAVAGDADLGGTMRLGAYPATLQESSVVAGLYGTTEVSERHRHRFEVNNAYREQITEGSQLQFSGTSPDGTLVEFVEYPKDVHPYFVATQAHPEYKSRPTRSHPLFQGLIDAALERRSQ, encoded by the coding sequence ATGGGCAGCAGCCGCCTGGATAAAGACACCAAGTTCATTTTCGTGACAGGCGGGGTTGCCTCCTCGCTGGGTAAGGGCCTCACCGCCGCGTCCCTGGGGCAGCTGCTCAGCGCGCGCGGCCTGCGTGTGACCATGCAGAAGTTGGATCCGTACCTGAACGTTGATCCGGGAACCATGAACCCTTTCGAGCACGGTGAGGTGTTCGTCACCGAGGATGGCGCGGAGACGGACCTGGACCTGGGCCACTATGAGCGCTTCTTGGACCGTAACCTGTCCGCCGCGGGCAATGTGACCACCGGCAAGGTGTATTCCAATGTCATCGCCAAGGAGCGCCGCGGCGAGTACCTGGGCAAGACCGTCCAGGTCATCCCCCACATTACGGACGAAATCAAGGAATCTGTTCTGGCGATGGCTAAGCCCGACGCCGACGGTGTGGTGCCCGATGTGGTGATCTCTGAAATTGGCGGCACGGTGGGTGACATCGAGTCCCAGCCGTTTTTGGAGGCAGCACGTCAGGTCCGCCACGCGGTGGGACGGGACAACATTGTGTTCATTCACGTGTCTTTGGTGCCGTACCTAGCTCCGTCCGGTGAGCTGAAGACGAAGCCCACGCAGCACTCCATCGCTGAGCTCCGTTCCATCGGTATTGTGCCGGATGCGATTGTTCTTCGCGCTGACCGCGAGGTTCCGCTGCCCATGAAGAAGAAGATCGCTCTGATGAGCGATGTGGAGCTGGAAGGCGTGGTGAGCTGCCCAGACGCGCCGAGCATTTACGACATTCCTAAGGTGCTGCACTCCCAGCACCTGGATACCTATGTCATCCGACGCCTGAACTTGCCATTCCGTGACGTGGACTGGAGCACCTGGGGGCAGCTGTTGGATAGTGTTCACAACCCGCAGGGTGAAGTGACCATCGGCATCGTGGGCAAGTACATCGACCTGCCCGATGCGTACCTGTCGGTCGCAGAGGCAGTGCGCGCTGGCGGTTTCGGCGCGGGCGTGAAGGCTCACGTGAAGTGGATTACGTCGGATGACTGCGAAAACGGCCAGGCCGCCGAGGCCCTGGCGGGCGTGGACGGCATCGTCATCCCCGGTGGCTTCGGTGTCCGTGGCATCGAGGGCAAGATCGCCGCGATTCGCTATGCTCGCGAAACAGGCCTGCCGACCTTGGGAATCTGCCTGGGTCTGCAGTGCATCGTGATTGAAGCAGCGCGCACCGCGGGTCTGGAGGATGCGTCCTCCACGGAGTTCGATCCAGAGGCTTCCACCCCGGTGATCTCCACGATGGAGGAGCAGCAGGCGGCCGTAGCCGGCGACGCCGATCTGGGCGGCACGATGCGTTTGGGCGCCTACCCGGCAACGCTGCAGGAAAGCTCCGTGGTCGCAGGGCTCTATGGCACCACCGAGGTCAGCGAGCGTCACCGTCACCGCTTCGAGGTCAACAACGCCTACCGGGAGCAGATCACCGAGGGTTCTCAGCTGCAGTTCTCCGGCACGTCTCCCGATGGCACCCTGGTGGAGTTCGTGGAGTACCCGAAGGATGTTCACCCATACTTTGTGGCGACGCAAGCTCACCCAGAGTACAAGTCCCGTCCAACCCGCTCCCACCCGCTGTTCCAGGGTCTGATCGACGCTGCCTTGGAGCGCCGCTCTCAGTAG
- a CDS encoding NUDIX domain-containing protein — protein sequence MTSDSQPHSGSQPLYEVKESELLVDAPIIALRRDTISTATGDAVREVVEHFGAVAVVAVKDGCVQLIRQYRHAVGAYLWELPAGILDKVGENPLLAAQRELAEEAQLKAESWHLLGDVVTSPGFAEERVRIFLAEEVSELSEQDQREMGLDTQTGEEADLDVLWLPVDEAVRWVQEGKIINSIAVAGIAHLALGTRRSTNEPFTHVSGLKSRRENSEGVEPGTDMKSVR from the coding sequence ATGACTTCTGACTCACAACCCCACTCGGGTTCCCAGCCTCTCTACGAGGTCAAGGAGTCCGAGTTACTTGTTGATGCGCCCATTATCGCCCTGCGACGGGATACGATTTCCACCGCCACGGGGGATGCAGTCCGGGAGGTTGTCGAGCACTTTGGCGCGGTGGCTGTGGTTGCCGTGAAGGACGGGTGCGTCCAGCTCATTCGCCAGTACCGGCACGCAGTAGGCGCGTATCTGTGGGAGCTTCCCGCGGGCATCCTCGACAAGGTGGGGGAGAACCCCCTACTGGCGGCGCAGCGGGAGTTGGCGGAGGAAGCACAGCTGAAGGCTGAGTCCTGGCATCTCCTGGGTGATGTGGTGACGTCACCGGGCTTCGCAGAGGAACGCGTGAGGATCTTCCTCGCCGAGGAGGTATCTGAGCTCAGCGAGCAGGATCAGCGCGAGATGGGGTTGGACACTCAGACGGGTGAGGAGGCGGATCTGGACGTCCTCTGGCTGCCGGTCGACGAGGCCGTGCGGTGGGTGCAGGAAGGGAAGATTATCAACTCGATCGCCGTGGCGGGTATTGCCCACCTCGCGCTGGGTACCCGCCGGAGCACGAACGAGCCGTTCACGCACGTGTCTGGTCTGAAGAGCCGCCGGGAGAACTCCGAGGGAGTGGAACCAGGCACCGACATGAAGAGCGTGCGCTAG
- a CDS encoding site-specific tyrosine recombinase XerD, with amino-acid sequence MSTAEDNQRIATRWFRHLKTERHLSAHTVDNYQRDIRRYVQWLGDRALKDVRTDEVEQFVTWLRTDAGTGRGLAKSSVARTLAAVRGLHNFCQSERYVDLDVTADVPVPSLPRPIPKALSVAQVEALLDAIPSGDSASALDLRDKALVEMLYSTGARISELMDLDVDDLDRDLNIVLVRGKGGKERIVPVGIPALHAIDAYLTRARPALNTTGSPALFLNNRGRRMGRQSGFKAVSQAAEAAGIGPVSPHSLRHSFATHLLEGGADVRVVQELLGHASVVTTQIYTKVTPDHLRQVWIESHPRA; translated from the coding sequence ATGTCCACTGCTGAGGATAACCAACGCATCGCCACGAGGTGGTTTCGTCATCTGAAGACGGAGCGTCATCTTTCGGCGCACACGGTGGATAACTACCAGCGGGATATTCGTCGCTATGTGCAGTGGTTGGGGGATCGTGCACTGAAGGATGTGCGCACGGACGAGGTGGAGCAATTCGTGACGTGGTTGCGTACGGACGCGGGCACGGGCAGGGGGCTGGCGAAGTCGTCCGTGGCTCGCACGTTGGCGGCTGTGCGCGGGCTGCATAATTTTTGCCAGTCGGAGAGATACGTGGACCTGGATGTCACGGCGGACGTGCCGGTGCCGTCCTTGCCCCGTCCGATTCCGAAGGCGTTGAGCGTGGCCCAGGTGGAGGCGTTGTTGGACGCTATACCGTCAGGGGATTCAGCCTCTGCCCTTGACTTAAGGGATAAAGCTCTGGTGGAAATGTTGTATTCCACGGGTGCGCGCATTTCGGAGCTGATGGATCTGGACGTGGATGATCTGGATCGCGACCTCAATATCGTGCTCGTGCGGGGTAAAGGCGGCAAGGAAAGGATCGTGCCCGTGGGAATCCCTGCCCTTCATGCGATCGACGCCTACCTCACGCGCGCCCGGCCTGCGTTAAATACCACGGGCTCACCTGCGCTGTTCCTGAACAATCGCGGCCGGAGGATGGGGCGCCAGTCTGGTTTCAAGGCGGTGTCCCAGGCGGCTGAGGCCGCGGGCATCGGTCCTGTGTCCCCGCACAGCCTGCGGCACTCGTTTGCCACGCACCTTCTGGAGGGCGGCGCGGATGTCCGTGTGGTGCAGGAGCTGTTGGGTCACGCCAGTGTGGTGACCACGCAAATCTATACCAAGGTCACGCCTGATCACTTGAGGCAAGTGTGGATTGAATCTCACCCACGGGCGTAG
- a CDS encoding ParA family protein produces the protein MAELPDPAPLSSHGPASIISMCNQKGGVGKTTSTINMGAALAAFGRKVLLVDLDPQGALSAGLGIQHDELDITVYNLLVDSGSSILDAIHKSPVDNLDVVPANIDLSAAEIQLVNEVGREQALARALRPVAKDYDFIIIDCQPSLGLLTVNALSCSDSVIIPVESEYFSLRGLALLMDTVDKVRDRLNFRLEVLGILVTMFDRRTLHSREVMERLVEAFGDKVFDSVITRTVRFPETSVAGEPINTWAPKSSGAIQYRNLAAEVIKRVAEQA, from the coding sequence ATGGCGGAGCTACCAGATCCCGCGCCGTTGTCTTCGCACGGGCCGGCCAGCATCATCTCCATGTGTAATCAAAAGGGCGGGGTGGGAAAGACCACGTCCACGATCAACATGGGTGCGGCTCTCGCCGCGTTCGGGCGCAAGGTGCTCCTTGTGGACTTGGACCCGCAGGGCGCACTCTCGGCTGGGCTGGGTATTCAGCATGATGAGCTGGATATCACCGTGTATAACCTACTGGTGGATTCCGGCTCGTCCATCCTGGATGCGATACATAAAAGTCCAGTCGATAACCTTGACGTTGTGCCTGCGAACATCGACCTGTCCGCCGCGGAGATTCAGCTAGTGAACGAGGTGGGCCGCGAGCAGGCCTTGGCTCGCGCCCTGCGTCCGGTGGCGAAGGACTATGACTTCATCATCATCGACTGCCAGCCCTCCCTGGGGCTGCTGACCGTCAACGCCCTGTCCTGTTCTGATTCGGTCATCATCCCCGTGGAATCCGAGTACTTCTCTCTGCGCGGTCTGGCGCTTCTGATGGACACGGTCGATAAGGTGCGGGATCGCCTGAACTTCCGCCTGGAAGTGCTGGGCATTCTGGTCACGATGTTCGACCGCCGCACACTGCATTCGCGGGAAGTGATGGAGCGCCTGGTGGAGGCCTTCGGAGATAAGGTGTTTGATTCCGTCATCACCCGCACTGTCCGCTTCCCAGAGACCTCTGTGGCCGGAGAGCCTATCAACACCTGGGCTCCGAAGTCCTCAGGCGCCATCCAGTACCGCAATCTAGCTGCAGAAGTCATCAAGCGAGTCGCAGAACAGGCCTAA
- a CDS encoding segregation and condensation protein A — MALANFDGPFDLLLQLINSHKLDITEVALATVTDEFIAYTRTLSKSAEDLDEVTEFLVVASTLLDLKAARLVPRGEVEDEEDLALLESRDLLFARLLQYKAYKAVADMFAQWQRDAARRFPVALALEERFTSLLPPVKLGHTPESFAELAAAVFRPAKTEVDTGHIHQVAVSVPEQAGRILDTLKIAGADTWVSFGSLIADCDLNMTIVGRFLALLELYKARAIGIEQPEPLEEMSVAWTGLDVDPAVVAASNWN, encoded by the coding sequence GTGGCCTTGGCTAATTTCGATGGGCCGTTCGATCTGCTCCTGCAGCTGATTAACTCCCACAAGTTGGACATCACGGAGGTGGCCCTGGCCACCGTCACGGATGAGTTCATTGCCTACACCCGGACCCTGTCCAAGTCCGCCGAGGATCTGGACGAGGTCACCGAGTTTTTGGTGGTGGCCTCCACGCTGTTGGACCTAAAGGCCGCCCGCCTGGTTCCGCGTGGCGAGGTGGAGGACGAAGAGGACCTGGCGCTGCTTGAGTCCCGTGACCTCCTGTTCGCCCGCCTGCTGCAGTACAAGGCTTACAAGGCGGTAGCGGATATGTTCGCCCAATGGCAGCGGGATGCGGCGCGCCGGTTCCCCGTCGCCTTGGCGTTGGAGGAACGTTTTACGTCCCTGCTTCCTCCCGTGAAGCTGGGACACACCCCGGAGAGCTTCGCCGAGCTTGCCGCGGCGGTCTTCCGCCCGGCGAAGACCGAGGTGGATACCGGGCACATCCACCAGGTGGCGGTAAGCGTGCCGGAACAGGCCGGCCGCATCCTGGACACCCTGAAGATCGCCGGCGCCGATACGTGGGTGAGCTTCGGGTCGCTCATCGCGGATTGCGACCTGAATATGACGATTGTGGGGCGCTTCCTGGCGCTGCTGGAGCTCTACAAGGCCCGCGCGATCGGCATCGAGCAGCCCGAGCCTTTGGAAGAGATGTCCGTGGCATGGACGGGCTTGGACGTGGACCCGGCTGTGGTCGCGGCGTCCAACTGGAACTAG
- the scpB gene encoding SMC-Scp complex subunit ScpB, producing the protein MNHSEGKQPEGNILAPVSVVRSRVESLLLISDEPAQPEDLARVLNAEYPDTAESTTSASDVTADDVREVLREIAMEFDARGSGFELREQDDGWRLYTRRANAPVVEAKVLDGSQQRLSRAALETLAVIAYRQPVTRAQVSAVRGVNCDGVIRTLTVRGLIAEEAEETGVGGAHLYSTTPLFLEQLGLSSLEELPDLAPLLPEVDAIEE; encoded by the coding sequence GTGAACCACTCCGAAGGAAAGCAGCCCGAAGGCAACATTCTGGCACCGGTATCCGTGGTGCGCAGCCGCGTGGAATCCCTGCTGCTCATCAGCGATGAGCCGGCGCAGCCCGAAGATCTCGCACGAGTACTGAACGCCGAGTACCCCGATACCGCTGAGTCGACCACCTCTGCCAGCGACGTCACCGCCGACGATGTCCGTGAGGTGCTGCGGGAGATTGCCATGGAATTCGACGCCCGCGGTTCCGGATTCGAATTGCGCGAGCAGGACGACGGCTGGCGTTTGTACACCCGCCGCGCCAATGCCCCTGTGGTGGAGGCCAAGGTGTTGGACGGCTCGCAGCAGCGCCTGTCCCGAGCCGCGCTGGAGACCTTGGCCGTGATCGCCTACCGCCAACCGGTGACTCGTGCCCAGGTTTCAGCTGTGCGCGGTGTGAACTGTGATGGTGTGATCCGCACGCTGACCGTGCGCGGCCTCATCGCCGAAGAGGCTGAAGAGACGGGGGTAGGGGGCGCGCACCTGTACTCCACCACGCCCCTGTTCTTGGAGCAGCTCGGGCTCAGTTCCTTGGAGGAACTTCCTGATCTTGCGCCGCTGCTGCCCGAGGTCGACGCGATCGAAGAGTAG
- a CDS encoding pseudouridine synthase has protein sequence MNTPARRDGTPDKKKGRKKPARPQRSGARRAHRGQEKPLSRAQRQSQEMKAAHAAAMAAQRAQDEAAAVYVSNAKPAKRQHITDEERRAALASNENKDSQNLVRLQKVLASAGVASRRMSEKLIAMGRVEVNGEIVQQMGLRIDPHTDIVRVDGTRVQVNDQMVYFILNKPRGVHSTMSDELGRPCVGDFITERLEQGQGLFHVGRLDAETEGLLLLTNDGELANRLMHPSYQVTKTYMATVLGEVNRGIIRELKDGVELEDGIARADDVQIVDVWQGKSLLRVELHEGRKHIVRRMLKELGYPVQALVRTKIHTVQLGDQKPGSVRAMNASELASLYKVVGL, from the coding sequence TTGAATACACCCGCTCGCCGAGATGGCACACCGGACAAGAAAAAGGGACGCAAGAAGCCTGCCCGCCCGCAACGCAGCGGCGCCCGCCGCGCCCACCGCGGACAGGAAAAGCCCTTAAGCCGCGCACAGAGGCAAAGCCAGGAGATGAAAGCCGCACACGCCGCCGCCATGGCAGCACAGCGGGCCCAGGATGAGGCCGCCGCGGTGTATGTCTCCAACGCGAAGCCAGCCAAGCGTCAGCACATCACGGATGAGGAACGTCGTGCAGCGTTGGCGTCGAATGAAAATAAGGACAGCCAGAACCTGGTACGCCTGCAGAAGGTCCTGGCCAGCGCGGGCGTGGCGTCCCGGCGCATGAGTGAGAAGCTCATCGCCATGGGGCGCGTGGAAGTCAACGGGGAGATCGTGCAGCAAATGGGCCTGCGGATCGACCCGCACACGGACATCGTGCGCGTGGACGGAACCCGCGTGCAGGTCAACGACCAGATGGTGTACTTCATCCTCAACAAGCCTCGCGGCGTCCACTCCACCATGAGCGATGAACTGGGCCGGCCCTGCGTGGGCGACTTCATCACGGAGCGTCTGGAGCAAGGCCAGGGCCTGTTCCACGTGGGCCGCCTGGACGCAGAGACCGAAGGGTTGCTGCTGCTGACCAACGACGGCGAACTGGCCAACCGCCTGATGCACCCCAGCTACCAGGTCACCAAAACCTACATGGCGACCGTGCTGGGCGAAGTCAACCGCGGAATCATCCGTGAGCTGAAGGACGGCGTGGAGCTCGAAGACGGCATCGCTCGTGCCGATGACGTGCAGATCGTGGACGTGTGGCAAGGAAAGTCGCTGCTGCGCGTGGAACTGCACGAAGGCCGTAAGCACATTGTGCGCCGCATGCTCAAAGAACTGGGATACCCCGTTCAGGCCCTGGTGCGCACGAAGATTCACACCGTGCAGCTGGGCGATCAGAAACCAGGTTCGGTGCGCGCCATGAACGCCAGCGAACTCGCAAGCTTGTACAAGGTCGTTGGACTGTAA